A window of Coregonus clupeaformis isolate EN_2021a chromosome 28, ASM2061545v1, whole genome shotgun sequence contains these coding sequences:
- the LOC121557994 gene encoding poly(rC)-binding protein 3 isoform X6, translated as MEPPKVQQPGEGGLNVTLTIRLLMHGKEVGSIIGKKGETVKKMREEVSASGARINISEGNCPERIVTITGPTDAIFKAFAMIAYKFEEDIINSMSNSPATSKPPVTLRLVVPASQCGSLIGKGGSKIKEMRESTGAQVQVAGDMLPNSTERAVTISGAPEAIIQCVKQICVVMLESPPKGATIPYRPKPASTPIIFSGGQVRADPLGASTANLSLLLQHQPLPAYTIQGQYAIPHPDLCCPSYPPQQLTKLHQLAMQQTPFNPLGQTTPAFPAGLDASNQASTHELTIPNDLIGCIIGRQGTKINEIRQMSGAQIKIANAMEGSSERQITITGTPANISLAQYLINARFRDVAAMWNDPSSMTTS; from the exons ATGGAACCACCCAAGGTGCAGCAGCCAGGCGAAGGAGGCCTCAACGTCACCCTCACCATCAGGCTCCTGATGCACGGCAAG GAGGTTGGAAGCATCATTGGAAAG AAAGGAGAGACAGTGAAGAAGATGCGTGAAGAGGTAAGCGCA AGCGGTGCACGCATCAACATCTCTGAGGGAAACTGCCCAGAGCGGATAGTTACCATCACCGGACCCACAGATGCCATCTTCAAGGCCTTCGCCATGATCGCATACAAGTTCGAAGAG GATATAATCAACTCCATGAGCAACAGTCCAGCCACCAGCAAGCCTCCTGTCACCCTGCGTCTGGTGGTCCCAGCCAGCCAATGTGGCTCCCTCATAGGGAAAGGAGGCTCCAAGATCAAAGAAATGAGAGAG TCCACAGGTGCTCAGGTACAGGTAGCAGGGGACATGCTGCCCAACTCCACTGAACGAGCAGTCACCATCTCAGGGGCCCCGGAAGCCATTATCCAGTGTGTCAAGCAGATCTGTGTGGTCATGCTAGAG tcCCCACCGAAAGGTGCCACTATCCCCTACCGCCCCAAGCCTGCCTCCACCCCCATCATTTTTTCAGGTGGCCAGGTAAGAGCCGACCCGCTGGGGGCCTCCACCGCCAACCTCAGCCTCTTACTGCAGCACCAGCCACTGCCT gCTTACACCATTCAGGGACAATACGCCATCCCTCACCCTGAT CTCTGCTGTCCCTCCTACCCCCCTCAGCAGTTGACCAAGCTCCACCAGTTGGCTATGCAGCAAACCCCCTTTAATCCCCTTGGACAGACCACCCCTGCCTTCCCCG CAGGTCTGGATGCCAGTAACCAGGCCAGTACTCATGAACTCACCATTCCCAATGAT CTAATAGGCTGCATAATCGGGCGCCAGGGAACCAAAATCAACGAGATCCGTCAGATGTCTGGGGCGCAGATCAAAATTGCTAACGCCATGGAAGGGTCATCGGAGCGCCAGATCACCATCACAGGAACCCCCGCCAACATCAGTCTGGCACAGTACCTCATCAACGCAAG GTTCAGAGACGTGGCGGCCATGTGGAATGACCcatcctccatgacgacatcctGA
- the LOC121557994 gene encoding poly(rC)-binding protein 3 isoform X9 codes for MEPPKVQQPGEGGLNVTLTIRLLMHGKEVGSIIGKKGETVKKMREEVSASGARINISEGNCPERIVTITGPTDAIFKAFAMIAYKFEEDIINSMSNSPATSKPPVTLRLVVPASQCGSLIGKGGSKIKEMRESTGAQVQVAGDMLPNSTERAVTISGAPEAIIQCVKQICVVMLESPPKGATIPYRPKPASTPIIFSGGQVRADPLGASTANLSLLLQHQPLPAYTIQGQYAIPHPDQLTKLHQLAMQQTPFNPLGQTTPAFPAGLDASNQASTHELTIPNDLIGCIIGRQGTKINEIRQMSGAQIKIANAMEGSSERQITITGTPANISLAQYLINARFRDVAAMWNDPSSMTTS; via the exons ATGGAACCACCCAAGGTGCAGCAGCCAGGCGAAGGAGGCCTCAACGTCACCCTCACCATCAGGCTCCTGATGCACGGCAAG GAGGTTGGAAGCATCATTGGAAAG AAAGGAGAGACAGTGAAGAAGATGCGTGAAGAGGTAAGCGCA AGCGGTGCACGCATCAACATCTCTGAGGGAAACTGCCCAGAGCGGATAGTTACCATCACCGGACCCACAGATGCCATCTTCAAGGCCTTCGCCATGATCGCATACAAGTTCGAAGAG GATATAATCAACTCCATGAGCAACAGTCCAGCCACCAGCAAGCCTCCTGTCACCCTGCGTCTGGTGGTCCCAGCCAGCCAATGTGGCTCCCTCATAGGGAAAGGAGGCTCCAAGATCAAAGAAATGAGAGAG TCCACAGGTGCTCAGGTACAGGTAGCAGGGGACATGCTGCCCAACTCCACTGAACGAGCAGTCACCATCTCAGGGGCCCCGGAAGCCATTATCCAGTGTGTCAAGCAGATCTGTGTGGTCATGCTAGAG tcCCCACCGAAAGGTGCCACTATCCCCTACCGCCCCAAGCCTGCCTCCACCCCCATCATTTTTTCAGGTGGCCAGGTAAGAGCCGACCCGCTGGGGGCCTCCACCGCCAACCTCAGCCTCTTACTGCAGCACCAGCCACTGCCT gCTTACACCATTCAGGGACAATACGCCATCCCTCACCCTGAT CAGTTGACCAAGCTCCACCAGTTGGCTATGCAGCAAACCCCCTTTAATCCCCTTGGACAGACCACCCCTGCCTTCCCCG CAGGTCTGGATGCCAGTAACCAGGCCAGTACTCATGAACTCACCATTCCCAATGAT CTAATAGGCTGCATAATCGGGCGCCAGGGAACCAAAATCAACGAGATCCGTCAGATGTCTGGGGCGCAGATCAAAATTGCTAACGCCATGGAAGGGTCATCGGAGCGCCAGATCACCATCACAGGAACCCCCGCCAACATCAGTCTGGCACAGTACCTCATCAACGCAAG GTTCAGAGACGTGGCGGCCATGTGGAATGACCcatcctccatgacgacatcctGA
- the LOC121557994 gene encoding poly(rC)-binding protein 3 isoform X12 has translation MEPPKVQQPGEGGLNVTLTIRLLMHGKEVGSIIGKKGETVKKMREESGARINISEGNCPERIVTITGPTDAIFKAFAMIAYKFEEDIINSMSNSPATSKPPVTLRLVVPASQCGSLIGKGGSKIKEMRESTGAQVQVAGDMLPNSTERAVTISGAPEAIIQCVKQICVVMLESPPKGATIPYRPKPASTPIIFSGGQVRADPLGASTANLSLLLQHQPLPAYTIQGQYAIPHPDQLTKLHQLAMQQTPFNPLGQTTPAFPAGLDASNQASTHELTIPNDLIGCIIGRQGTKINEIRQMSGAQIKIANAMEGSSERQITITGTPANISLAQYLINARFRDVAAMWNDPSSMTTS, from the exons ATGGAACCACCCAAGGTGCAGCAGCCAGGCGAAGGAGGCCTCAACGTCACCCTCACCATCAGGCTCCTGATGCACGGCAAG GAGGTTGGAAGCATCATTGGAAAG AAAGGAGAGACAGTGAAGAAGATGCGTGAAGAG AGCGGTGCACGCATCAACATCTCTGAGGGAAACTGCCCAGAGCGGATAGTTACCATCACCGGACCCACAGATGCCATCTTCAAGGCCTTCGCCATGATCGCATACAAGTTCGAAGAG GATATAATCAACTCCATGAGCAACAGTCCAGCCACCAGCAAGCCTCCTGTCACCCTGCGTCTGGTGGTCCCAGCCAGCCAATGTGGCTCCCTCATAGGGAAAGGAGGCTCCAAGATCAAAGAAATGAGAGAG TCCACAGGTGCTCAGGTACAGGTAGCAGGGGACATGCTGCCCAACTCCACTGAACGAGCAGTCACCATCTCAGGGGCCCCGGAAGCCATTATCCAGTGTGTCAAGCAGATCTGTGTGGTCATGCTAGAG tcCCCACCGAAAGGTGCCACTATCCCCTACCGCCCCAAGCCTGCCTCCACCCCCATCATTTTTTCAGGTGGCCAGGTAAGAGCCGACCCGCTGGGGGCCTCCACCGCCAACCTCAGCCTCTTACTGCAGCACCAGCCACTGCCT gCTTACACCATTCAGGGACAATACGCCATCCCTCACCCTGAT CAGTTGACCAAGCTCCACCAGTTGGCTATGCAGCAAACCCCCTTTAATCCCCTTGGACAGACCACCCCTGCCTTCCCCG CAGGTCTGGATGCCAGTAACCAGGCCAGTACTCATGAACTCACCATTCCCAATGAT CTAATAGGCTGCATAATCGGGCGCCAGGGAACCAAAATCAACGAGATCCGTCAGATGTCTGGGGCGCAGATCAAAATTGCTAACGCCATGGAAGGGTCATCGGAGCGCCAGATCACCATCACAGGAACCCCCGCCAACATCAGTCTGGCACAGTACCTCATCAACGCAAG GTTCAGAGACGTGGCGGCCATGTGGAATGACCcatcctccatgacgacatcctGA